One window from the genome of Mycolicibacterium gadium encodes:
- a CDS encoding potassium channel family protein, protein MRVAIAGAGAVGRSIARELVDSHEVTLLERNPDHIDVDAIPAAQWRLGDACELTVLESVSLHEFDVVIAATGDDKVNVVVSLLAKTEFAVPRVVARVNDPRNEWLFDESWGVDVAVSTPRMLASLVEEAVAVGDLVRLMEFRKGQANLVEITLPDDTPWGGKPVKRLELPRDATLVTILRGPRVIVPEGDEPLEGGDELLFVAVTEVEDRLQELLLNPEAR, encoded by the coding sequence ATGAGGGTCGCCATAGCGGGGGCGGGCGCGGTCGGACGTTCGATCGCCAGGGAACTCGTCGACAGCCACGAGGTCACCCTGCTCGAACGCAACCCCGACCACATCGACGTCGACGCGATTCCCGCCGCACAGTGGCGCCTCGGCGACGCCTGCGAGCTGACCGTGCTGGAGTCGGTGAGCCTGCACGAATTCGACGTCGTGATCGCCGCCACGGGCGACGACAAGGTCAACGTGGTGGTCAGCCTGCTGGCCAAGACCGAGTTCGCCGTGCCGCGGGTGGTTGCCCGCGTCAACGACCCGCGCAACGAGTGGCTGTTCGACGAGAGCTGGGGCGTCGACGTGGCGGTGTCCACACCGCGAATGTTGGCCTCCCTGGTGGAGGAAGCCGTCGCCGTCGGCGATCTGGTGCGGCTGATGGAGTTCCGCAAGGGTCAGGCGAACCTGGTGGAGATCACGCTGCCCGACGACACGCCGTGGGGCGGTAAACCCGTCAAGCGTCTCGAGCTGCCGCGCGACGCGACTCTGGTGACGATCTTGCGTGGTCCGCGGGTGATCGTGCCCGAGGGCGACGAGCCGCTGGAAGGCGGCGACGAGCTGCTGTTCGTCGCGGTCACCGAGGTCGAGGATCGACTGCAGGAACTCCTGCTCAATCCCGAGGCGCGCTGA
- a CDS encoding DUF3159 domain-containing protein has product MSDPGTEPGKRSSKAHAVLEQMGGVSGLIYSSLPVVAFVPVSQFFGLTAAVYSALTIAAVILVWRLVRRESTQPAISGFIGVGVCAGIAYFMGESKGYFLLGIWSSLIWASVFALSVLIRRPVVGYVWGWVNDHDRDWRSVRKAVRAFDIATMVWVLVFASRFVVQHHLYDADQTGWLGVARISMGWPLTAVAALVTYLAIRAAQRAIHAEAPDAEAAEVLPEDMQRENPGVTQPDAH; this is encoded by the coding sequence GTGAGTGACCCCGGAACCGAACCGGGGAAGCGTTCCAGCAAGGCACACGCCGTCCTCGAGCAAATGGGCGGCGTCAGCGGCCTGATCTACTCCTCGCTGCCGGTCGTGGCATTCGTTCCGGTGTCGCAGTTCTTCGGGCTCACCGCGGCCGTCTACTCGGCCCTGACCATCGCCGCCGTCATCCTGGTGTGGCGGCTGGTGCGGCGCGAGTCGACCCAGCCGGCGATCTCCGGCTTCATCGGCGTTGGGGTCTGCGCCGGAATCGCCTACTTCATGGGTGAGTCCAAAGGCTATTTCCTGCTTGGTATTTGGTCATCGCTGATCTGGGCGTCCGTCTTCGCCCTGTCGGTGCTTATTCGCCGTCCCGTCGTCGGCTACGTGTGGGGCTGGGTCAACGACCACGACCGCGATTGGCGCAGCGTGCGCAAGGCGGTGCGCGCGTTCGACATCGCGACAATGGTGTGGGTGCTCGTCTTCGCGTCCCGCTTCGTCGTGCAGCACCACCTATACGACGCCGATCAGACAGGCTGGCTGGGCGTCGCCCGCATCTCGATGGGCTGGCCGCTGACCGCGGTGGCGGCGCTGGTGACCTATCTGGCCATTCGGGCGGCACAACGCGCGATCCACGCCGAGGCCCCAGACGCCGAAGCGGCCGAAGTCCTTCCGGAAGACATGCAGCGCGAGAATCCGGGCGTGACGCAGCCGGATGCCCACTGA
- a CDS encoding OB-fold nucleic acid binding domain-containing protein: MATAEGYLRRLTRRLTEAPEQLDVEELSDEAANTGASKAIDCQRGQEVTMIGTLRSVECNGKGCAGGVKAEMFDGTDTVMLVWLGQRRIPGIESGRTLKVHGRVGKLDNGTKAIYNPHYEIQK; the protein is encoded by the coding sequence ATGGCTACGGCCGAAGGGTACCTACGCCGACTGACCCGGCGGCTGACTGAAGCCCCGGAACAGCTCGACGTTGAAGAGTTGTCCGACGAAGCGGCCAACACCGGCGCCTCCAAGGCGATCGACTGTCAACGCGGCCAGGAAGTCACGATGATCGGCACCCTGCGCAGCGTCGAATGCAACGGCAAGGGATGCGCGGGCGGGGTCAAAGCCGAGATGTTCGACGGCACCGACACCGTGATGCTGGTCTGGCTCGGCCAGCGCCGGATCCCCGGCATCGAATCGGGTCGCACTCTCAAGGTCCACGGTCGGGTCGGCAAATTGGACAACGGCACCAAGGCGATCTACAACCCGCACTACGAGATCCAAAAGTGA
- a CDS encoding MFS transporter, with product MPTEPDDPSPRRTDDTDRSLVAVAVLASFVAFLDGSVVNLALPAIARDFARTELAGLALQQWVVDGYLLTLGALILVAGAISDQYGRLAVLRAGLMIFAVSSVLCALAPTGWVLVAARCLQGIGAAFLVPSSLAMINARFSGSAQARAIGTWTAWTGTAFVVGPLLGGVLVDALNWRWIFGVNLVPLAITLYLTTRLPSGEFTASSRSTRVDVVGAGLNAAGLTGVVYALIEGQRLGFSHTAVVVALAVGIACLMAFPLWEWRTPDPMMPLHIFAARNFAVGNLATVFLYAGVSLGMLVVGLFLQETAGLSATEAGLATLPVPVLSFLLARRFGTLAGLHGPRLFMAIGPLIAAIGYLLMSRAAEPFDFWTQLLPGLVVFGLGLTITVSPLTAAILSAVDPAQSGIGSAINNAVSRISGLVAIAFTGVIIGGAVDFAGFRQGMLVTAGLFALAAVISAVGIRNDQGDLGRVSPESTAPCYDRATPPPAYPPRSVSAPRD from the coding sequence ATGCCCACTGAGCCTGACGATCCGAGCCCGCGTCGCACCGACGACACCGATAGATCGCTCGTCGCGGTCGCGGTGCTGGCGTCGTTCGTCGCGTTTCTCGACGGGTCCGTGGTCAACCTGGCGCTGCCCGCCATCGCGCGTGATTTCGCGCGCACCGAATTGGCCGGCCTGGCGCTGCAGCAGTGGGTGGTGGACGGATATCTGCTCACCCTCGGCGCGCTGATCCTCGTCGCGGGAGCCATCTCCGACCAGTACGGCCGCCTGGCGGTGTTGCGAGCGGGACTCATGATTTTCGCGGTCTCCTCGGTGTTGTGTGCGTTGGCGCCCACCGGCTGGGTGCTCGTCGCCGCCCGCTGCCTGCAGGGCATCGGCGCGGCGTTCCTGGTGCCCAGTTCGCTCGCGATGATCAACGCTCGCTTCTCCGGGTCGGCGCAGGCCCGCGCGATCGGAACCTGGACCGCTTGGACCGGAACGGCTTTTGTGGTCGGCCCACTGCTCGGTGGCGTGTTGGTCGACGCGCTGAACTGGCGGTGGATCTTCGGAGTCAACCTCGTGCCGTTGGCAATCACGCTGTATCTCACGACCAGGTTGCCGTCGGGGGAGTTCACCGCATCCAGTCGGTCGACGCGCGTCGACGTCGTCGGAGCGGGGCTGAACGCGGCCGGACTGACGGGCGTGGTGTACGCCCTGATCGAAGGGCAGCGCTTGGGCTTCTCACATACTGCGGTCGTCGTCGCCTTGGCGGTCGGAATCGCCTGCCTGATGGCATTCCCGTTGTGGGAGTGGCGAACACCCGATCCGATGATGCCGCTGCACATCTTCGCTGCCCGCAATTTCGCGGTCGGAAACCTTGCCACGGTGTTCCTGTACGCCGGCGTCTCACTCGGCATGCTCGTCGTCGGGCTGTTCCTCCAGGAGACGGCAGGCCTTTCGGCGACGGAGGCAGGACTGGCCACTCTGCCGGTCCCGGTGCTGTCGTTTCTGCTCGCGCGCCGGTTCGGCACGCTGGCCGGGCTCCACGGTCCGCGACTGTTCATGGCGATCGGGCCGCTGATCGCCGCGATCGGCTATCTGCTGATGTCGCGGGCGGCTGAGCCGTTCGACTTCTGGACGCAGTTGCTGCCCGGGCTGGTGGTGTTCGGCCTTGGGTTGACGATCACCGTGTCGCCGCTCACCGCGGCGATCCTGTCCGCTGTCGACCCTGCGCAGAGCGGCATCGGCTCGGCGATCAACAACGCGGTATCGCGGATCTCGGGTCTGGTCGCGATCGCCTTCACCGGTGTAATCATCGGCGGCGCAGTCGATTTCGCTGGTTTCCGGCAGGGCATGCTGGTGACGGCGGGACTCTTTGCGCTCGCCGCGGTGATCTCGGCGGTGGGTATCCGCAATGATCAGGGCGATCTCGGCCGCGTCTCGCCGGAGTCGACGGCACCGTGTTACGACAGGGCGACCCCGCCGCCTGCCTACCCGCCGCGCTCGGTCAGCGCGCCTCGGGATTGA
- the dut gene encoding dUTP diphosphatase yields MSTTLAVVRLDPDLPMPSRAHEGDAGVDLYSAIDVELAPGQRALVPTGIAVAIPHGMVGLIHPRSGLAARVGLSIVNSPGTVDAGYRGEIKVSLINLDPAEPIVVHRADRIAQLLVQRVELPALVEVTSFDEAGLADTSRGDGGHGSSGGHASL; encoded by the coding sequence GTGTCCACCACTCTCGCGGTCGTGCGCCTGGACCCCGATCTGCCCATGCCGAGTCGCGCCCACGAGGGCGACGCGGGGGTGGATCTGTACAGCGCCATCGACGTCGAACTGGCTCCCGGTCAGCGTGCGCTCGTGCCGACCGGCATCGCCGTCGCCATCCCGCACGGAATGGTCGGACTGATCCATCCGCGCTCGGGTTTGGCTGCCCGCGTTGGACTTTCGATCGTGAACAGCCCCGGCACCGTCGACGCCGGATACCGCGGCGAGATCAAGGTGTCACTGATCAATCTCGACCCTGCCGAACCCATCGTCGTACACCGCGCAGACCGGATCGCACAGCTATTGGTCCAGCGAGTCGAACTGCCCGCCCTGGTCGAGGTGACGTCGTTCGACGAGGCTGGTTTGGCAGACACCTCCCGTGGCGACGGTGGCCACGGTTCCTCCGGCGGACATGCGAGTTTGTGA
- the ppgK gene encoding polyphosphate--glucose phosphotransferase — MTANDSAAEAAATGAGQRRGFGIDVGGSGVKGGIVDLDTGLLIGDRFKLETPQPATPEAVSKTVAAVVREFGWTEKVGVTYPGVVTDGIVRTAANVDKGWIGSNASEFYSKALGGQQVTVLNDADAAGLAEERFGAGRDNTGVIVLLTFGTGIGSAVIHNGVLLPNTEFGHLEVGGKEAEHRAASSVKEKKDWSYERWTQEVTKVLVAIENAIWPDLFIAGGGISRKADKWIPLLQNRTPVVAAALQNTAGIVGAAMAAAVDVTATGK, encoded by the coding sequence ATGACAGCCAACGATTCAGCCGCAGAAGCGGCGGCCACCGGCGCGGGCCAACGGCGCGGGTTCGGCATCGATGTCGGCGGAAGCGGCGTCAAGGGCGGCATCGTCGACCTCGACACCGGTCTGCTGATCGGAGACCGCTTCAAGCTCGAGACCCCGCAACCGGCCACCCCCGAAGCGGTCAGCAAGACCGTCGCCGCCGTAGTCCGCGAGTTCGGTTGGACCGAGAAAGTCGGGGTCACCTATCCGGGTGTCGTGACCGACGGCATCGTGCGCACCGCCGCCAATGTGGACAAGGGCTGGATAGGCAGCAATGCCAGCGAGTTCTACAGCAAGGCACTCGGCGGCCAGCAGGTGACCGTGCTCAACGATGCCGACGCGGCCGGGCTGGCCGAAGAGAGGTTTGGCGCGGGCCGGGACAACACCGGCGTCATCGTGCTGCTCACCTTCGGCACCGGCATCGGCTCGGCCGTGATTCACAACGGCGTACTGCTGCCCAATACGGAGTTCGGTCACCTCGAGGTCGGGGGCAAGGAGGCCGAGCATCGCGCGGCGTCCTCGGTCAAGGAAAAGAAGGATTGGAGCTACGAGCGCTGGACCCAAGAGGTGACAAAGGTCCTGGTAGCGATCGAAAACGCAATCTGGCCGGACCTGTTCATCGCCGGCGGCGGCATCAGCCGGAAAGCCGACAAATGGATTCCGCTGCTGCAGAATCGCACGCCGGTGGTGGCGGCAGCGCTGCAGAACACCGCAGGCATCGTCGGCGCCGCGATGGCCGCTGCGGTCGACGTCACAGCTACCGGCAAGTAG
- a CDS encoding inositol monophosphatase family protein has protein sequence MVENDTPAGRESLTDPVLLRSVAEQLATEAAAFVRARRAEVFGDQSTGSPVQAKSTPTDPVTVVDTETEALLRDRLAVLRPGEPVMGEEQGGTNDGRLTWVLDPIDGTVNFVYGLEAYAVSVGVQRGGASVAGAVVNVATGALYSAAVGHGAGLQHGGTTTRLRASAANELSMSLVGTGFSYASEKRTRQAEVLTAVLPAVRDIRRFGSCALDLCMVAAGSLDAYYEDGVHVWDWAAAALIAAEAGATLRLPASDGTPGLIIACAPGISDELAAVLYRAGAV, from the coding sequence GTGGTCGAAAACGACACCCCGGCGGGCCGGGAATCCTTGACCGATCCCGTTCTGCTGCGCTCGGTAGCCGAGCAACTGGCCACCGAGGCGGCCGCGTTCGTGCGTGCGCGCCGCGCCGAGGTTTTCGGCGATCAGAGCACCGGTTCACCGGTGCAGGCCAAGAGCACGCCGACCGACCCGGTCACTGTTGTCGACACCGAAACCGAGGCGCTGCTGCGCGACAGGCTGGCGGTCCTGCGTCCGGGGGAACCCGTGATGGGTGAGGAGCAGGGCGGAACGAACGACGGACGGTTGACGTGGGTGCTCGACCCGATCGATGGCACCGTGAACTTCGTGTACGGCCTCGAGGCATACGCGGTCTCGGTCGGCGTCCAACGCGGCGGAGCATCGGTGGCCGGGGCGGTCGTGAATGTCGCCACCGGCGCGCTGTACTCCGCTGCCGTGGGTCACGGCGCCGGCCTGCAACACGGGGGAACGACGACGCGGCTTCGGGCCAGCGCCGCCAACGAACTGTCGATGTCGTTGGTGGGCACCGGGTTTTCGTATGCCTCTGAGAAGCGGACAAGGCAGGCCGAAGTCCTCACCGCGGTGCTGCCCGCCGTCCGCGACATCCGTCGTTTCGGGTCGTGCGCGCTCGATCTCTGCATGGTGGCGGCCGGCAGTCTGGATGCCTACTACGAAGACGGCGTGCATGTGTGGGACTGGGCCGCGGCCGCGTTGATCGCCGCAGAGGCGGGGGCGACGCTGCGGCTGCCGGCCAGCGACGGCACACCCGGCCTGATCATCGCGTGCGCACCAGGCATCTCCGACGAGCTTGCGGCTGTGCTGTACCGGGCGGGTGCGGTTTAG
- a CDS encoding DUF4193 domain-containing protein, with the protein MATDYDAPRRTETDDVSEDSLEELKARRNEAQSAVVDVDESESAESFELPGADLSGEELSVRVIPKQADEFTCSSCFLVHHRSRLASEKNGVMICTDCAA; encoded by the coding sequence ATGGCTACCGATTACGACGCCCCCCGGCGTACCGAAACCGATGACGTTTCGGAAGATTCGCTGGAGGAGCTCAAGGCGCGGCGTAACGAGGCCCAGTCCGCGGTTGTCGACGTCGACGAATCCGAATCCGCCGAATCATTCGAACTGCCCGGTGCCGACCTGTCCGGCGAGGAGTTGTCGGTTCGCGTCATCCCCAAGCAAGCTGACGAGTTCACCTGCTCGAGCTGTTTCCTGGTCCATCACCGCAGTCGGCTCGCCAGCGAGAAGAACGGCGTGATGATCTGCACCGATTGCGCCGCCTGA
- a CDS encoding alpha/beta hydrolase, which translates to MSVILRGVTTVLLPGTGSDDDFVYRAFSDALHGEGAVVVTPKPQPQRLVDGYREALDNAARTAPIAVGGVSIGAAVAAAWALAHPGRAVAVLAALPAWTGAPDTAPAAIAARHSASVLRRDGLASATAQMRAGSPPWLADELTRSWVGQWPALPDAMDAAAAFVAPTCSELEKLAVPMGIAAATDDPVHPVEVGVEWMTAAPRASLRTVTLDELGADPAVLGAACVSALLEA; encoded by the coding sequence ATGAGCGTCATTCTCCGCGGCGTCACGACGGTGCTCCTGCCCGGCACCGGATCCGACGACGACTTCGTCTATCGGGCGTTCTCGGATGCCCTGCACGGCGAGGGCGCAGTCGTGGTCACCCCCAAACCTCAGCCGCAGCGATTGGTCGACGGTTACCGCGAGGCATTGGACAACGCGGCGCGCACGGCCCCGATCGCCGTCGGCGGTGTGTCCATCGGCGCCGCGGTCGCCGCTGCGTGGGCGCTTGCTCATCCCGGCCGCGCGGTGGCGGTCCTCGCCGCCCTGCCGGCCTGGACGGGCGCGCCCGACACGGCTCCGGCGGCGATAGCTGCACGCCATTCCGCGAGTGTGCTGCGGCGCGACGGGCTGGCCTCGGCCACCGCTCAGATGCGCGCGGGCAGCCCGCCGTGGCTGGCCGACGAGCTGACCCGCTCGTGGGTCGGCCAGTGGCCGGCGCTGCCCGACGCGATGGACGCCGCGGCAGCCTTTGTCGCGCCGACGTGCAGCGAGTTGGAGAAGCTGGCGGTCCCCATGGGGATTGCCGCGGCGACGGACGATCCAGTGCACCCCGTCGAGGTGGGCGTCGAGTGGATGACGGCGGCTCCGCGCGCTTCGTTGCGCACGGTCACGCTCGACGAGTTGGGCGCCGACCCCGCGGTGCTGGGCGCGGCTTGTGTGTCCGCGCTGCTGGAGGCGTGA
- a CDS encoding DUF3093 domain-containing protein — translation MSDTRATSQTVRYRERLMVPWWWWLPGLGLAALIGLEVNQGVPAIPVWLPYAVLLPVAAVALLMLGSTQLRVVAGEGETELWVGDAHLPVGVISRSAEVPRSAKSAALGRQLDPAAYVVHKAWIGPMVLLVLDDPDDPTPYWLVSSRHPDRVLAALRSS, via the coding sequence GTGTCCGACACGCGCGCCACGTCCCAAACCGTCCGCTATCGCGAACGGCTGATGGTGCCGTGGTGGTGGTGGCTGCCCGGCCTGGGATTGGCGGCGCTGATCGGACTGGAGGTCAACCAGGGTGTGCCCGCGATTCCCGTTTGGCTGCCCTACGCCGTATTGCTGCCGGTCGCGGCGGTGGCGCTGTTGATGTTGGGCAGCACGCAACTGCGCGTGGTCGCCGGCGAAGGCGAAACCGAGCTGTGGGTCGGTGACGCACATCTACCCGTCGGCGTCATCTCCAGGTCTGCCGAAGTTCCGCGCAGCGCGAAATCGGCGGCATTGGGCCGTCAGCTGGACCCGGCCGCCTACGTCGTGCACAAGGCGTGGATAGGGCCGATGGTTCTGTTGGTTCTCGACGACCCGGATGATCCGACGCCGTATTGGCTGGTGAGCTCGCGCCATCCCGACCGAGTGCTGGCGGCCCTGCGTAGTTCGTGA
- the cei gene encoding envelope integrity protein Cei — translation MVAQITEGTAFDKHGRPFRRRNYLPGILALVALSVVTLTIWVIALNQPVAVEETAACNPPPPPADANNPPPALGRQITRSEMVDVTPAKLADTKIRVLNASGQGGQAAEVAGALRDQGFAEPTAANDAVYASARLTCQGQIRFGPSGRAAAAAVWLVAPCTELFEDERTDDTVDLAIGTEFTELSHSDDIDAVLASLRPDATQTADTALLEKIHSSTC, via the coding sequence GTGGTCGCGCAAATCACCGAGGGTACGGCATTCGACAAGCACGGCCGCCCGTTCCGGCGGCGCAATTACCTGCCGGGCATTCTGGCGCTCGTCGCCCTGTCCGTCGTGACGCTGACGATCTGGGTCATCGCCCTGAACCAGCCGGTCGCGGTGGAGGAGACCGCCGCGTGCAATCCCCCGCCGCCGCCGGCCGACGCGAACAACCCGCCGCCGGCGCTCGGCCGGCAGATCACCCGTAGCGAGATGGTCGACGTCACCCCGGCCAAGCTCGCCGACACCAAGATCAGGGTGCTCAACGCCAGCGGGCAGGGCGGCCAGGCCGCCGAGGTGGCCGGCGCACTACGCGATCAGGGCTTCGCCGAGCCGACGGCGGCCAACGACGCCGTGTATGCGAGCGCCCGACTGACATGCCAGGGCCAGATTCGGTTCGGGCCCTCGGGCCGGGCGGCCGCGGCCGCCGTCTGGCTCGTCGCGCCGTGCACCGAACTGTTCGAAGACGAGCGCACCGATGACACCGTCGACCTGGCGATCGGCACCGAGTTCACCGAACTGAGCCACAGCGACGACATCGACGCCGTGCTGGCCAGCCTGCGCCCCGACGCGACGCAGACAGCCGATACGGCTCTGCTTGAAAAGATTCACTCCAGCACCTGCTAG
- a CDS encoding DUF3710 domain-containing protein, whose product MAFGRQKDSSDSGDEVTSVTETDVEPDGPFDIDDFDDPAVAAEGRLDLGSVLIPLPEAGQVQVELTPQGVPSAVWVVTPNGRFTVAAYAAPKSAGLWREVAGELAESLRKDSAQVSIKDGRWGREVVGAASGPQGAGVVRFIGIDGYRWMIRCVVNGPEENAEALAKQARDALADTVVRRGDTPLPVRTPLPVELPEPMANQLRAAAERAAAQQAQQAGGQPPEAPTPAARRSEQGSAMQQLRTITGG is encoded by the coding sequence ATGGCATTCGGTAGGCAGAAAGACAGCAGTGACAGTGGCGATGAGGTCACCTCGGTGACCGAAACCGACGTCGAGCCGGACGGACCGTTCGACATCGACGACTTCGACGACCCGGCGGTCGCAGCGGAAGGACGTCTGGACCTGGGCTCGGTGCTGATTCCGCTGCCCGAGGCCGGACAGGTGCAGGTGGAGCTAACCCCGCAGGGTGTGCCCAGTGCGGTGTGGGTCGTCACGCCCAACGGCCGATTCACCGTCGCCGCCTACGCTGCCCCGAAATCCGCCGGCCTGTGGCGTGAGGTCGCCGGTGAATTGGCGGAATCGCTGCGCAAGGACTCCGCCCAGGTGTCGATCAAGGACGGCCGGTGGGGCCGCGAGGTCGTCGGTGCGGCATCGGGTCCGCAGGGGGCCGGTGTCGTGCGGTTCATCGGCATCGACGGCTATCGCTGGATGATCCGGTGCGTCGTCAACGGGCCGGAGGAGAACGCCGAGGCGCTGGCGAAGCAGGCGCGAGACGCCTTGGCCGACACGGTGGTTCGCCGCGGCGACACCCCGCTGCCGGTGCGCACCCCGCTGCCTGTCGAGTTGCCCGAACCGATGGCGAACCAGCTGCGCGCCGCCGCCGAACGGGCCGCTGCTCAGCAGGCGCAGCAGGCCGGCGGGCAACCGCCCGAGGCGCCGACGCCGGCCGCGCGTCGCAGCGAACAGGGTTCTGCCATGCAGCAGTTGCGGACCATCACCGGCGGCTAG
- a CDS encoding potassium channel family protein, with amino-acid sequence MRVVVMGCGRVGASLSDSLARIGHDVAVIDRDSTAFHRLSPEFPGERVLGMGFDRDVLLRAGIEDAGAFAAVSSGDNSNIISARVARETFSVERVVARIYDAKRAAVYERLGIPTVATVPWTTDRLLNVLTRETETTKWRDPSGNVGVTELALHEEWVGRRLTDLETATGGRVAFLIRFGEGYLPDTKTVVQAGDQVFMAAIAGHIAEALAIAALPPSEDVEAP; translated from the coding sequence GTGCGAGTAGTGGTGATGGGATGCGGCCGCGTCGGCGCTTCGCTGTCCGACAGTCTGGCCCGCATAGGCCATGACGTCGCGGTCATCGATCGGGACAGCACCGCGTTTCACCGACTGTCCCCGGAGTTTCCGGGTGAGCGGGTGCTGGGCATGGGATTCGACCGTGACGTGCTGTTGCGGGCGGGTATCGAGGACGCCGGTGCGTTCGCCGCCGTGTCGTCCGGCGACAACTCCAACATCATCTCCGCGCGCGTGGCCCGCGAGACGTTCAGCGTCGAGCGCGTGGTCGCCCGTATCTACGACGCCAAACGCGCCGCCGTGTACGAGCGACTGGGCATTCCCACCGTCGCCACCGTGCCGTGGACGACCGATCGGCTGCTCAACGTGCTGACGCGCGAAACCGAGACCACCAAGTGGCGCGATCCGTCGGGCAACGTCGGCGTGACCGAGCTGGCGCTGCACGAGGAATGGGTGGGGCGACGCCTGACCGACCTCGAAACGGCCACCGGCGGCCGAGTCGCGTTCCTGATCCGCTTCGGCGAGGGCTACCTGCCCGACACCAAGACCGTCGTCCAGGCCGGCGATCAGGTGTTCATGGCCGCCATCGCCGGACACATCGCGGAGGCGCTGGCCATCGCCGCGCTGCCGCCCAGCGAGGACGTCGAGGCGCCATGA